The nucleotide sequence TCTTCataattttgtttcagGTTCCTCtaaattcaacaattctctttataataattcatcattatcgGTTGGTGGTGAAGTATGGCTTAGTCTCAAATCTCACAATCCTGGGGGGTCTACAAGCATTAGGTATTGCACGCATTCAGCAAATACAGGACGACCCTTGACATTGACGTTTTCTTACAACCCATTATTTGGTCATATCTCATCTACTTACGCTGCTAAGACTGGTTTGAATTCTACATTTTGCACTAGGTATGACTTTAACATTTATTCTATAGATTCGAATTTAACTTTTGGATGGGAGTTCTGGAAGAATAACAGTGATAATAGCAAGCTTAAAGAACCTGATACTAATGTGAACTCATTGTCGGGAAATTCGTCTTTGGAGGTGTCTCCTTTAATTAACACAAGTCAACAAAAACtattaaatgatttaaCCTATACATTTTCCTCATCCttagaaaaaattgataaggaaaagactgcaattgaaaaatttcaaaagaagatTAACGAATCTAATTTTACAAATGTTTGGAAATTTAGTACTTCACTAAAAGATAAAAATCTGAAGATTAAATGGGAAGGTAAATTCAAAGGGTTTTTGCTGTCGGCAGGAACGGAATTATAttcaacatcttcaataatacAAGATATTAATGGTCAAACAAATTTTAAACATCAAAAAAATGAGAGGGTGATGCCCTTATACCCTGGCAAATTTGGATTCCAATTACAATATTCTAAGtaaaataatcaaataattattgtatatatatattcactttcttctttgacGTTTTCCTTTTATAGAATGTTCATATTGATTTAACTCAAACCTCAGATTCTCTGccatttcattatcatcatatCCATCCAATTGGAACCATAGATTATAACCAGTCAGCCTAGTGCCAATCTCAATGATCCTATCCATTTGTTTCTGTACTTCTTCTACCTTATTTACACTGTTTAGTAGAATcgatttaaatttattttcaataccTGAAAACTTTATTGTCATGGTAGAAAATAATGGCAAAACAGGTGGATCTGCCATGGCtaaatattcattcatGGTCATCTTATGCCTCTTAAGATGTTTCTCCATATCTTTTTTATTATGAATCACAATCCAAGATATGATATATTCTTCTGAGTCTTTTACAAACTCTATAATGGCATCATGTGGCAGAATATACCTCGCATGT is from Naumovozyma castellii chromosome 6, complete genome and encodes:
- the MDM10 gene encoding Mdm10p (ancestral locus Anc_7.103) produces the protein MLDYMEYVVKTFHQLTNWNPQANSYEHLTDTSEALLDFTIPNSFKFQLSNNSSPYTYNTLEITARQNNRHPQRINGYLTYLYTNVKNLHDAIHNSNDISLQDATQTYKHVQPSFNTKKKSIVDHEGENASLYYGRIYYPTSDLEAMVMKRLKRNSQLTFKWLSSPINNLNILTIYWQLKTRQDRNLHEFIYSTNDSLCGYRVLHNFVSGSSKFNNSLYNNSSLSVGGEVWLSLKSHNPGGSTSIRYCTHSANTGRPLTLTFSYNPLFGHISSTYAAKTGLNSTFCTRYDFNIYSIDSNLTFGWEFWKNNSDNSKLKEPDTNVNSLSGNSSLEVSPLINTSQQKLLNDLTYTFSSSLEKIDKEKTAIEKFQKKINESNFTNVWKFSTSLKDKNLKIKWEGKFKGFLLSAGTELYSTSSIIQDINGQTNFKHQKNERVMPLYPGKFGFQLQYSK